The Pyruvatibacter sp. HU-CL02332 genome includes a window with the following:
- the metC gene encoding cystathionine beta-lyase, giving the protein MKEKTKIVHAGRDPKSNHGAVNPPVYHASTILYPTYEDLKHPKTRVQYGRRGTPTVFALEDAIMALEGGAGCAIVPSGLNACTTALLAFLSSGDHLLMTDSAYGPTRNFCNTFLKRMGVETTYYDPTIGADIASLMTDRTTVVFVESPGSLTFEVQDIPAIAEVAHANGAKVILDNTWASPLFFKPYEHGVDVSIQAATKYVVGHADTMLGTITANEECWPLLHAARGELGLCAGPDDIYLALRGLRTLDVRLKQHMKQGIELATWLGERDEVSHVLHPALPSHPQHDIWARDFLGASGLFSVVLNPVEEPALAAMLDGLELFGMGYSWGGFESLVVPSNPGRYRTATQWDTPGRLLRFHAGLEDMDDLKTDLDKGFARLRAAG; this is encoded by the coding sequence ATGAAAGAAAAGACCAAAATAGTTCACGCCGGACGGGACCCGAAATCAAATCACGGTGCCGTCAATCCGCCTGTCTATCATGCCTCCACCATCCTCTATCCGACCTATGAGGATCTGAAGCACCCCAAGACGCGCGTGCAATATGGTCGTCGCGGGACGCCCACCGTCTTTGCGCTGGAAGACGCCATCATGGCGCTTGAGGGAGGTGCTGGGTGCGCAATCGTGCCCTCAGGCCTGAATGCATGCACCACCGCCCTGCTCGCCTTCCTGAGCTCCGGCGACCATCTGTTGATGACGGACAGCGCCTACGGACCGACACGCAATTTCTGCAATACGTTCCTGAAACGCATGGGCGTCGAGACGACTTACTACGACCCGACGATCGGCGCTGATATCGCATCCCTCATGACCGACCGAACCACGGTGGTTTTTGTGGAGAGCCCCGGCTCCTTGACCTTTGAAGTGCAGGACATTCCGGCGATTGCAGAAGTGGCGCATGCAAACGGCGCAAAGGTCATTCTCGATAACACCTGGGCATCGCCCTTGTTCTTCAAGCCCTATGAGCATGGGGTAGATGTCTCCATCCAAGCGGCCACAAAATATGTGGTTGGCCATGCCGACACGATGTTGGGAACGATCACCGCGAATGAAGAATGCTGGCCCCTGCTTCATGCCGCTCGGGGCGAACTTGGCTTGTGCGCCGGGCCGGACGACATCTATCTGGCGTTGCGTGGCCTGCGCACATTGGATGTTCGGTTAAAGCAGCACATGAAGCAGGGCATTGAGCTGGCCACCTGGCTGGGTGAGCGCGACGAGGTTTCCCATGTGCTTCATCCAGCCCTTCCCTCACATCCACAGCATGACATCTGGGCGCGGGATTTTCTGGGCGCCAGTGGCCTCTTCTCGGTTGTGCTGAATCCGGTTGAGGAACCCGCGCTGGCAGCAATGCTGGATGGTCTTGAGTTGTTCGGCATGGGCTACTCATGGGGCGGCTTTGAAAGTCTTGTTGTCCCCTCTAATCCGGGCCGATATCGCACGGCGACCCAATGGGACACCCCTGGTCGCCTGCTGCGTTTCCATGCCGGCCTTGAAGATATGGATGATCTGAAAACTGATCTGGACAAGGGGTTTGCACGCCTCAGGGCTGCCGGATGA
- a CDS encoding amino acid ABC transporter substrate-binding protein — protein MSVHGAAAQPADAGATLAAVKAKGHLQCGVSQGLPGFSNPDATGEWTGLDVDFCRAVAAAIFGDASAVRFTPLSAKERFTALQSREIDVLSRNTTWTLDRDTSLGVNFAGVNYYDGQGLMVRKSVGVTDALELDGVTLCTNTGTTTELNVADFFRSNNLEYKILAFEKADEVVAAYNANRCDVYTTDVSGLAAQRLKLTEPDAHVILDTIISKEPLGPAVRQGDDQWLDIVRWTLNALVAAEELGVTSANLDEMKSSENPQIKRLLGTEGAFGDALGLSNDWAYNAIKAAGNYGESFERNLGVNTPLGLARGQNALWTDGGLQYAIPVR, from the coding sequence ATGTCTGTTCACGGTGCTGCCGCACAGCCCGCCGATGCGGGAGCCACGCTGGCTGCCGTAAAGGCAAAAGGCCATTTGCAGTGTGGGGTGAGCCAGGGGCTTCCCGGCTTCTCCAATCCGGATGCCACCGGCGAGTGGACAGGCCTTGATGTGGATTTCTGCCGTGCTGTTGCTGCTGCCATCTTCGGGGATGCCAGCGCTGTTCGGTTTACGCCGCTCTCCGCCAAGGAGCGATTTACGGCACTTCAGTCTCGTGAGATTGATGTTCTGTCGCGCAACACAACCTGGACCCTCGATCGCGACACGTCGCTTGGGGTCAACTTTGCCGGTGTGAACTACTATGACGGTCAGGGCCTGATGGTCCGTAAATCTGTCGGCGTGACAGACGCGCTTGAACTAGATGGCGTGACTTTGTGCACAAACACCGGCACGACAACCGAGCTGAATGTTGCTGACTTCTTCCGGTCCAACAATCTTGAGTACAAGATCCTCGCCTTTGAAAAGGCTGATGAGGTTGTGGCCGCGTACAACGCCAACCGCTGCGACGTGTACACAACAGATGTCTCCGGCCTTGCTGCCCAGCGCCTCAAGCTCACCGAGCCGGATGCCCATGTCATCCTCGACACCATCATCTCTAAGGAGCCGCTTGGGCCAGCCGTTCGTCAGGGCGACGATCAATGGCTCGACATTGTCCGCTGGACGCTCAATGCACTTGTTGCTGCTGAAGAGCTTGGCGTGACGTCCGCCAATCTTGATGAAATGAAGTCCAGCGAAAATCCGCAGATCAAGCGGCTGCTGGGAACCGAAGGCGCCTTTGGTGACGCTCTGGGTCTGTCCAATGACTGGGCCTACAACGCAATCAAGGCCGCGGGCAACTACGGCGAGAGCTTTGAGCGCAACCTTGGCGTCAACACGCCACTTGGCCTTGCCCGAGGGCAAAACGCGTTGTGGACGGACGGCGGCCTTCAATACGCCATCCCAGTTCGCTAG
- the modB gene encoding molybdate ABC transporter permease subunit, protein MWGITDAELQALTVSLTVAGIGLLVSMPFALLTGWALARWQFWGKTALDIIVHLPLVMPPVALGYLLLLALGPRGPIGEPLQSWFGINLAFSWSGAVIVAAVSGFPLAVRAIRISAENVEERLLQAARTLGQSPFGAFATIALPLMVPGIVAGGVLAFARALGEFGATITFAASIPGETRTLPLALYTFLQMPGGEQAALRVLILSVTVAVAALVASEYLVRRSARQR, encoded by the coding sequence ATGTGGGGCATAACCGACGCAGAGCTTCAGGCGCTCACGGTCTCTTTGACGGTCGCAGGCATTGGCCTGCTGGTGTCAATGCCGTTCGCTCTGCTCACCGGCTGGGCGCTGGCCCGCTGGCAGTTCTGGGGCAAGACGGCCCTCGACATTATTGTGCATCTGCCGCTCGTCATGCCGCCGGTGGCCCTTGGCTATCTCCTGCTTCTGGCACTGGGGCCACGTGGGCCGATCGGTGAACCGCTCCAGTCATGGTTCGGGATCAATCTTGCGTTCTCATGGTCCGGGGCTGTGATTGTGGCAGCCGTCAGCGGTTTTCCTCTGGCCGTTCGTGCCATTCGCATTTCGGCTGAGAATGTTGAGGAGCGGTTGTTGCAGGCGGCCCGCACGCTTGGCCAGTCGCCCTTTGGCGCCTTCGCGACCATTGCGCTGCCGTTGATGGTTCCCGGAATAGTGGCCGGTGGCGTACTGGCCTTTGCCCGCGCGCTTGGAGAGTTTGGGGCCACCATCACCTTTGCGGCATCCATTCCGGGCGAGACGCGGACACTGCCCCTTGCCCTTTATACTTTTTTGCAAATGCCGGGTGGCGAACAGGCCGCATTGCGCGTTCTCATCCTATCGGTAACTGTTGCTGTTGCAGCGCTGGTTGCATCTGAATATCTCGTGCGCCGCTCCGCCCGGCAGCGATAA
- the modA gene encoding molybdate ABC transporter substrate-binding protein, which produces MIRATVLALLIAIGSSLPSKADTPLLIFAAASMTNAVQEMADAFEAAGYGPTITVFDSTSRAARQIQQGAPAHVFISANSQWAEWLVACGIGDKASRRAIAGNELVLIGSRPDEDSTIASGKAPFGPDHSGLSRGRIAIADPIGVPAGVYAREALMAVKAWQLVQDRLVQGDTVRTVLNWVRTGTAPVGIVYATDAAIVDDVDVLATIPDTLHGPIVYEALAVTSATSKAYDFLAFLSSPEGSTILMSHGFATPPDANPSDGSHPEAECG; this is translated from the coding sequence ATGATCCGCGCTACCGTCCTTGCTCTGCTGATTGCTATCGGTTCGTCCCTGCCCTCAAAAGCAGATACGCCGCTTTTGATTTTTGCGGCCGCAAGCATGACCAACGCGGTGCAGGAGATGGCCGACGCCTTTGAAGCTGCCGGATATGGCCCGACCATTACGGTGTTTGATTCAACATCGCGGGCGGCCCGACAGATACAGCAAGGGGCGCCTGCACATGTTTTCATTTCCGCAAATTCCCAGTGGGCGGAATGGCTGGTTGCCTGCGGCATTGGCGACAAGGCATCGCGCCGCGCCATTGCAGGCAATGAATTGGTCCTGATTGGTTCACGTCCCGACGAAGACAGTACCATTGCATCAGGTAAGGCACCGTTCGGCCCGGACCATTCCGGGCTGAGCCGCGGGCGCATAGCCATCGCGGACCCTATCGGTGTGCCCGCAGGGGTCTATGCCCGCGAGGCTCTCATGGCAGTTAAGGCATGGCAACTTGTGCAGGACCGGCTTGTGCAGGGCGATACTGTTCGCACGGTGCTGAACTGGGTGAGGACCGGCACAGCGCCCGTTGGCATTGTCTACGCCACAGACGCTGCAATCGTGGACGACGTTGATGTGTTGGCCACGATACCTGACACACTGCACGGACCGATTGTCTATGAGGCGCTCGCGGTCACCAGCGCGACATCCAAGGCGTATGATTTCCTGGCCTTTCTTAGCAGCCCGGAAGGCAGCACAATCCTGATGTCCCATGGGTTTGCGACACCCCCTGATGCCAATCCGTCAGATGGCTCCCATCCAGAAGCAGAATGCGGGTAG
- a CDS encoding acetyl-CoA carboxylase biotin carboxyl carrier protein subunit, translating into MDIKSEISGKVWKIEATPGTSVEEEDAIIILESMKMEIPVAAPKDGKVTEILVEEEELVEEGQVVARMDV; encoded by the coding sequence ATGGATATCAAGTCGGAGATTTCAGGCAAGGTCTGGAAGATTGAAGCCACCCCGGGCACGTCCGTGGAAGAAGAAGATGCGATCATCATTCTGGAATCCATGAAGATGGAAATTCCCGTTGCCGCGCCGAAGGACGGCAAGGTCACTGAAATTCTGGTCGAAGAAGAAGAACTGGTCGAAGAAGGCCAGGTTGTTGCGCGGATGGACGTCTAG